Within the Ranitomeya imitator isolate aRanImi1 chromosome 8, aRanImi1.pri, whole genome shotgun sequence genome, the region TTATCCTTCCAGACGGTTCCTGATCTGCAGACACTCGCGGGCGGCCGTCTTCACGGCCATTTTATATACCATAGATCATTTTTAATTTAGTTCTGTTTCTCCTAAAACTGGTTAATGCCCCTCATAGCTGCGTTGTTCATCCTATACAGGAAGACACTATGGAGGTAGAAGAGTTTCTGAAGGAGGCTGCTGTCATGAAAGAGATCAAACATCCCAACCTTGTGCAACTCTTAGGTGAGTACAGAAAGAAAGTGGATCTGAAGTGATGTCTGCTCGATCTACTGGGTATGCAATGTGTCCCTCCTCACATTTCCTGTCCCGTCAGGTGTCTGCACACTGGAGCCCCCGTTTTATATAGTAACAGAATACATGCACTTTGGGAACCTGCTAGATTATCTCCGGGAATGTAACCGGGAGGAAGTGACGGCCGTCGTTCTGCTTTATATGGCCACACAGATCTCCTCCGCCATGGAGTATCTGGAGCGGAAAAACTTCATCCACCGGTGAGCGGCATGCACCGCCTTGTTACATTGATCTTATGGCAATTTATTTCTGGCTAATATACTATTCCTTCTTTGTAGGGATCTTGCTGCAAGGAACTGTTTGGTTGGGGAAAATCACGTGGTGAAAGTGGCTGACTTTGGTCTGTCTCGTCTTATGACTGGAGACACATACACAGCTCATGCCGGTGCCAAGTTTCCTATAAAATGGACCGCTCCTGAAAGCCTGGCATACAACACTTTCTCCATAAAATCAGATGTCTGGGGTAAGGACTGTGTGCCGTAATGTGTctgttatatacaatatatagctgTATGTGATGGATATTGTTAAAGGGAGTCTGTGAGCCCAAACTGAGTATAAACTAAGCACATAACAatgtagagcagtggtccccaactccaggcctcgaggcctgccaacagtgcaggttttcaggatttccttagtattgcacaggggttggaatcatcacctgtgcagatgatcacattaccaccgatgcaatactaaagaaatcctgaaaacctgcactgttggcggccctcgaggcctggagttggggacccctgatgtagagGATATGGCCCCTATAACAATCACACCTTCAGTGTCCTAATGTCCTGCATAGACTGAAGTTTAATCAGGCATGCTAATTAtggtgctcagtgcacccttggtgtggccaagaggctgAGTGCAGTGCTTCACCCACTGGTTTCGCATGTTCCCGACTCCCTCACGGGTGATTGACAGTGCTGACTTGGCTGGACATGTGAAACTAGTGTACAAAACGGTGCACCCAAGCCTCTTGGCCACATCAAGGGTGCACCGAGCGTCATCCTTAATTTAGTGGATGTTAGCGCATCTGATTTGACTCACTTTGTCCTATTCTGGTTACGTAGAAGAAATGACAATTGAGTGGTGGCTAGGGGGAAAAAAAACTTGCATCTGTTTGGCGCACTGGCTTAACTTTGTTGAGATgacttatttaaaggggttgtcctgtccgaatcgataagtctgcagtcactctgtgtgattgtagacttatgaatcctcccCAGCGCACACACTTGTAGTGAGCGAGGCCGCACCCTGTCTATTGATGCATCCAACTTTAGGGCCCGATCTTGCTCTATAGAAGTGTAGAGAGAGAGTTCGCTTGTGTATAACTGATACATACATATGGTCCCATGTCTGAAACCGGCAAATCcccgcagcgcacagtgcatgctCTGGGAAGATTcagagtctgcagtcacacagagtgactgcacttATAAATTTgcatcggacaacccctttaaattaatgTCAGTATTAGACTTCgcagaaagttgttttttttttttcttttttcttttcccaaAGCTGTGCTTTCTTCTAATCGATGACTGTACTATCTCTTTATGTAGCTTTTGGCGTGCTACTATGGGAGATCGCTACCTACGGCATGTCCCCATACCCTGGCATCGACCTGTCCCAGGTTTATGACTTGCTGGAGAAAGGGTATCGCATGGAGCAGCCAGAAGGATGCCCTCCGAAGGTCTATGAGCTAATGAGAGCTTGTGAGTAACTTCGTCTTGCTTCAAGACTTGATTGGTGTCCAATAGCCTAGAATTGAATGTATAAGCATAATATTATTCATCGTGGTTTACACCCCTTTATCAAAACTGGCCACAGGGCAGAGATTGCTATAAAAGAAGTGTTACTAGTCCGGGCGGGGGCGCTGGAGCTCTCTGAGTTCTGTCTGTTTCATACCCTTTATCTCTTAGGATATTTAGGCATGATATGCTATTTATTTTCTGTAAACCATTTTCTCACTACGTGCTTTTCGCTCCTTTAGGTTGGCAGTGGAATCCCGCCGAAAGACCTTCCTTTGCCGAGACGCACCAAGCCTTCGAAACAATGTTCCATGACTCCAATATAAATGAAGGTAGGTTATTATTAACCTGACAAAATGGCAATGGAGATTTGAGGAATTCTTTCTATCATGTCATATGAATCGTCATCACTTGCTCATTGGTGGTAGCCCTTATTGATCCATTTTGCTAGTTTAGCTCTTTGGTTTCTTCATAGATTTTCCTTGCACAGCAGAACTGCTGTACAGCGAAATATCGTGCAACCCCATTACCCGTGGACCGGGCTGTGTTGCAGTTATCTACAAAGTGAGCAGTCAGGAGTTTCACTTTGTCGAACAAATGACAGAAATAATTTGGTCCCTTCGTTCTTGTGATCTTTCGAATCCAAAAGTCACACACTTCGTGTCCTAAAATTATCGGGTCATACAGCAATAAACCCATACATCCCAGGGGTCGAATAACACTGCATTATTTGGGGTTACTGATTAGTGATGATCGGaaaaggtgttatctaagcatgctctggtgctaaccgagtgttttcAGCTTGCTCGAGAAATATGTTCGAGCCCCGGCGGCTgttcgacagtcacaacacatgcagggatggccTAACAGACAATCCATGCATGCGTATGCGTTTGACCTATATCTCGGGAGCTTTTCCATTGTATACACTgcagtatatataaaaaaattgatATAATAGAGGATTTGTTTCATTTCTGTAAAATGTTCTCTCTAAGTTCCGTTagtgattaaaaaaaacaacaaaaaaaacactaaACTCTACTCACCCTCACTGGGTCCAGTGCTTAGTCTTCGCCTCTGCTCCCAATGTCTGATATTGACTGCAGCGCTGACAATGAGCTTTGGTGGCTATCTGCGACCCATGTCTTCTTCTCGACATGGACCCTGAGCTTactgactggctgcagtgctgtcgatAACAGACACCGGGAGTAACAGCACAGACTCCGCACTGGACCTGGTGAGAGTGAATAAAACCCTGTTTGTTGCTTCTTTATTTTTAATATACTAATATCAAAGCTTATAGTAAAAACTTTACTGAAGGGGACATCGCCTATAAACCATTATAGATGAGTAATAATGTAGCTGAAAGCTTCCTGGTGGTCAGTGACACCATTTAGTGTATCCCTGATGTGACCGGGCATGTTGTTCCACTTGCAGAGGTCGCTGAAGAGCTGGGGCGCACAGCTTCCTCCACATCATCTTATCAGAGTCGTCTTCCCCTGCTGCCCTCTAAGTCCCGAACCCTGAAGAAGAAAGCGGAGAATAAGGAGAACATTGAAGGCACCGGCGATTCGTCAGATAACTCCACCTCGAGCACAACGCCAGGTAatcgagatgcagatgtgtttcctGTGCTTATTCCATGTTTGTGAACGGCTGCCATGTTGGCTAGAATCTGTTTTTACATGCGACTGCGACATTTTTGAGATTTGCCATTTTTCTTATTAGGAGTTCTTCGTGGATCTCCTGTAGCAAGTGGCTCCCCGGCTCTTCCACGCAAACAGAGGGACAAATCTCCGAGCAGCTTACTGGGAGACTCCAAAGAAACCACATTTACACGGGACCGAAAGGGAGGATTCTTCAGCTCTTTTATGAAGAAAAAGAGTGCCCCGCAGCCCCCAAAACGCAGCAGTTCCTTTCGGGAAATGGAGAACCAGCCTCACAAAAGGCCAGAACTAACTGGAGAGCTGGCGGCTTTCCAGGCACTCGATGGTCTAGACACTCCGGCTTCTCCAGCCTCCCATAAGTGTTATGGGGGCACATCTCAGCGGGGTTTTGCAGAAgaacccgtggggggagttagtggAGGATGGACAGGGATATCTGGCTTCTTCACACCTCGTCTCATAAAAAAGACATTTGGATTGCGGACAGGAAAACAAGGAAACACCGAGGATCAGTCCAAACCTTTCCCTAGGTCAAATTCCACATCATCCATGTCTCCTGTCGTTTCAGAGCAAGACAGGATGTCCATGACACTCCCCAGAAACTGCCATCGGACTAAGGTGCAGCTGGACCGTGCTGCCTCAGTGTCTTCACAGCCGGAGGAGAACCAGCAGGAACTTCCAAGAACTGCATTAGATATGGCGCCCCCGCAGCCACATAGAGATAGGGGAAAGCCCAAATTGCTTCCACGGACTGGAGGTGGCGAGCGGAATGGTGGTCTGCGCACGGGTGCAGACGAGAGGTCATCGCCCAACAAGCATATCGGAGGCGCCTCTTCGTCTTTCCATTCTGCCACTCACAACCACAAAGTGCCCGTTCTCATTTCGCCGTCCCCGAGGAACGTGTCTACGGATATTCAGCTGGTCGGCATGGATTCTTTAGGTCACACGTTCAAATTGC harbors:
- the ABL2 gene encoding tyrosine-protein kinase ABL2 isoform X2, which codes for MGQQVGRVGGEAPSGPPPHRGNRSAGTRLGSHPGAAGTGAGGRRRETAGRNNPEGAGFNIFAQHALHRPYGSDSEPQALNDAIRWSSKENLLGAAESDPNLFLALYDFVASGDNTLSITKGEKLRVLCYNQNGEWCEVLSKNGQGWVPSNYITPVNSLEKHSWYHGPVSRSAAEYLLSSLINGSFLVRESESSPGQLSISLRYEGRVYHYRINTASDGKVYVTAESRFNTLAELVHHHSTVADGLVTILHYPAPKCNKPTVYGVSPIHDKWEMERTDITMKHKLGGGQYGEVYVGVWKKYSLTVAVKTLKEDTMEVEEFLKEAAVMKEIKHPNLVQLLGVCTLEPPFYIVTEYMHFGNLLDYLRECNREEVTAVVLLYMATQISSAMEYLERKNFIHRDLAARNCLVGENHVVKVADFGLSRLMTGDTYTAHAGAKFPIKWTAPESLAYNTFSIKSDVWAFGVLLWEIATYGMSPYPGIDLSQVYDLLEKGYRMEQPEGCPPKVYELMRACWQWNPAERPSFAETHQAFETMFHDSNINEEVAEELGRTASSTSSYQSRLPLLPSKSRTLKKKAENKENIEGTGDSSDNSTSSTTPGVLRGSPVASGSPALPRKQRDKSPSSLLGDSKETTFTRDRKGGFFSSFMKKKSAPQPPKRSSSFREMENQPHKRPELTGELAAFQALDGLDTPASPASHKCYGGTSQRGFAEEPVGGVSGGWTGISGFFTPRLIKKTFGLRTGKQGNTEDQSKPFPRSNSTSSMSPVVSEQDRMSMTLPRNCHRTKVQLDRAASVSSQPEENQQELPRTALDMAPPQPHRDRGKPKLLPRTGGGERNGGLRTGADERSSPNKHIGGASSSFHSATHNHKVPVLISPSPRNVSTDIQLVGMDSLGHTFKLLQEHVPSGTEKDRPSHRRLKPKCAPPPPPNVRFLQHQPADETASAAPSQPPVTERATKPSRPMLPPPPPVTQVGKLSNGAAVGGRGALRKSKQPAEKVPAEKISKEALLQCAGMLSSALTVPQPNSQLVDTGHQLLDYCTGYVDSIPQTRNKFAFREAVSRLEVSLQELQVSSAGAGAGNASSASQGSNPVLNNLLSCVQEISDVVQR
- the ABL2 gene encoding tyrosine-protein kinase ABL2 isoform X1, coding for MGQQVGRVGGEAPSGPPPHRGNRSAGTRLGSHPGAAGTGAGGRRRETAGRNNPEGAGFNIFAQHEALHRPYGSDSEPQALNDAIRWSSKENLLGAAESDPNLFLALYDFVASGDNTLSITKGEKLRVLCYNQNGEWCEVLSKNGQGWVPSNYITPVNSLEKHSWYHGPVSRSAAEYLLSSLINGSFLVRESESSPGQLSISLRYEGRVYHYRINTASDGKVYVTAESRFNTLAELVHHHSTVADGLVTILHYPAPKCNKPTVYGVSPIHDKWEMERTDITMKHKLGGGQYGEVYVGVWKKYSLTVAVKTLKEDTMEVEEFLKEAAVMKEIKHPNLVQLLGVCTLEPPFYIVTEYMHFGNLLDYLRECNREEVTAVVLLYMATQISSAMEYLERKNFIHRDLAARNCLVGENHVVKVADFGLSRLMTGDTYTAHAGAKFPIKWTAPESLAYNTFSIKSDVWAFGVLLWEIATYGMSPYPGIDLSQVYDLLEKGYRMEQPEGCPPKVYELMRACWQWNPAERPSFAETHQAFETMFHDSNINEEVAEELGRTASSTSSYQSRLPLLPSKSRTLKKKAENKENIEGTGDSSDNSTSSTTPGVLRGSPVASGSPALPRKQRDKSPSSLLGDSKETTFTRDRKGGFFSSFMKKKSAPQPPKRSSSFREMENQPHKRPELTGELAAFQALDGLDTPASPASHKCYGGTSQRGFAEEPVGGVSGGWTGISGFFTPRLIKKTFGLRTGKQGNTEDQSKPFPRSNSTSSMSPVVSEQDRMSMTLPRNCHRTKVQLDRAASVSSQPEENQQELPRTALDMAPPQPHRDRGKPKLLPRTGGGERNGGLRTGADERSSPNKHIGGASSSFHSATHNHKVPVLISPSPRNVSTDIQLVGMDSLGHTFKLLQEHVPSGTEKDRPSHRRLKPKCAPPPPPNVRFLQHQPADETASAAPSQPPVTERATKPSRPMLPPPPPVTQVGKLSNGAAVGGRGALRKSKQPAEKVPAEKISKEALLQCAGMLSSALTVPQPNSQLVDTGHQLLDYCTGYVDSIPQTRNKFAFREAVSRLEVSLQELQVSSAGAGAGNASSASQGSNPVLNNLLSCVQEISDVVQR